In Phycodurus eques isolate BA_2022a chromosome 10, UOR_Pequ_1.1, whole genome shotgun sequence, a genomic segment contains:
- the dusp7 gene encoding dual specificity protein phosphatase 7, with protein MRSPHPRRGCAMVTVTMSKSAEWLQEELESGAAALLLLDCRPHELYESSHVEAAINVAIPGLMLRRLKKGNLPIRSIIPNNEDKEKFVKRCKSDVVLLYDEAGPERLESGLGSSVLGLLLQKLRDDGCKAFYLEGGFNKFQSEFPEHCETNLDCSCPSSSPPSSVLGLGGLRISSDCSDGESDREPGSATESEGSPLPSNQPAFPVQILPYLYLGCAKDSANLDVLSKYNIKYILNVTPNLPNMFEHEGDFKYKQIPISDHWSQNLSQFFPEAISFIDEARAKKCGILVHCLAGISRSVTVTVAYLMQKLNLSLNDAYDFVKRKKSNISPNFNFMGQLLDFERTLGLNSPCDNHAASPTNEQLFFTTPTNHNVFQLDTLEST; from the exons ATGAGAAGCCCTCACCCGCGGAGAGGCTGCGCGATGGTGACCGTGACGATGAGTAAGAGCGCCGAGTGGCTGCAGGAGGAGTTGGAGTCCGGGGCCGCCGCGCTTCTGCTGCTCGACTGCCGGCCGCATGAACTCTACGAGTCGTCGCATGTCGAGGCGGCCATCAACGTCGCCATCCCGGGCCTCATGCTGCGCAGGCTGAAGAAGGGCAACCTGCCCATCCGCTCCATCATCCCCAACAACGAGGACAAGGAGAAGTTCGTCAAGCGCTGCAAAAGCGACGTGGTGCTGCTGTACGACGAGGCCGGCCCCGAGCGACTCGAGTCCGGGCTGGGGAGCTCCGTGCTCGGGCTGCTCCTGCAGAAGCTCCGGGACGACGGCTGCAAGGCTTTCTACCTGGAAG GAGGTTTCAATAAGTTCCAGTCGGAGTTCCCCGAACACTGCGAGACCAATTTGGACTGTTCGTGTCCCAGCAGCTCCCCACCGTCCTCCGTCCTCGGCCTGGGAGGCCTCCGCATCAGCTCTGACTGCTCGGACGGCGAGTCGGACCGTGAGCCGGGCAGCGCCACAGAGTCTGAGGGCAGCCCGCTGCCCAGCAACCAGCCGGCATTCCCTGTCCAGATCTTGCCATATTTGTATCTGGGCTGCGCCAAAGATTCGGCCAACCTGGACGTGCTCAGCAAGTACAACATTAAGTACATCCTCAACGTGACGCCCAACCTGCCCAACATGTTCGAACACGAAGGGGACTTCAAGTACAAACAGATTCCCATTTCGGATCACTGGAGCCAGAATCTCTCGCAGTTTTTCCCAGAGGCCATTTCGTTCATTG ACGAGGCCCGCGCCAAAAAGTGCGGCATCCTGGTGCACTGCCTGGCCGGCATCAGCCGCTCGGTGACGGTGACGGTGGCCTACCTGATGCAGAAGCTCAACCTGTCGCTCAACGACGCATACGACTTCGTCAAGCGTAAGAAGTCCAATATTTCGCCCAACTTCAACTTCATGGGCCAGCTGCTGGACTTCGAGCGGACGCTGGGCCTGAACAGCCCGTGCGACAACCACGCTGCGTCGCCCACCAACGAGCAGCTCTTCTTCACCACGCCCACCAACCACAACGTGTTCCAGCTGGACACGTTGGAGTCCACGTGA